In the Arthrobacter zhaoxinii genome, one interval contains:
- the manA gene encoding mannose-6-phosphate isomerase, class I: MYLLRNTLRPYAWGSTTAIAELFGREPSGEPEAELWIGAHPGAPSALVPPVDGSETLDELIAADPVRMLGAGTAARFGPELPFLAKILAAGAPLSLQVHPTPEQARAGYAAEEEAGIDRGARERNYKDEHHKPEMIFALAPFEALCGFRNPDEAAGLFRAVKAAVAASGREVPELLEWIVAELSSGHPAPDRLESVFSTLIRDGEAVRGAAETAAAAAGAAGSDGPYGRELATLAELNGYYPGDPGVLISLLLNRVSLQPGDAVYLPAGNVHAYLSGLGVEVMAASDNVLRGGLTPKHIDVPELLKTVDFRPLGVPYLSADEAGPGQQVFRPPFEEFALQRLELAQGPAGTPGDSLPSEVPVLQNGPTVVIAVRGTVVLSSPAGSLALEAGQSAFVPAADAPVTARLAADSAQHDAGALAFAVSVGTVPDGELDAPRLDL; this comes from the coding sequence GTGTACCTGCTTCGGAACACCCTTCGCCCCTACGCCTGGGGTTCCACCACGGCGATCGCTGAACTGTTCGGCCGCGAACCCTCCGGAGAGCCCGAGGCGGAACTGTGGATCGGTGCGCATCCGGGGGCGCCCTCCGCCCTGGTGCCGCCCGTGGACGGCAGCGAGACGCTCGATGAGCTGATTGCCGCCGATCCCGTGCGGATGCTCGGTGCCGGCACCGCCGCCCGGTTCGGACCCGAGTTGCCGTTCCTGGCCAAGATCCTGGCGGCCGGTGCTCCCCTGTCGCTGCAGGTCCACCCCACGCCCGAGCAGGCGCGTGCGGGCTACGCCGCGGAAGAGGAGGCCGGCATTGACCGCGGAGCACGGGAACGCAATTACAAGGACGAGCATCATAAGCCGGAGATGATCTTCGCGCTGGCGCCCTTTGAGGCACTGTGCGGGTTCCGGAACCCGGACGAGGCTGCGGGGCTTTTCCGTGCCGTGAAGGCAGCGGTCGCCGCCTCCGGCCGCGAGGTGCCCGAGCTGCTGGAATGGATTGTGGCGGAGCTGTCCTCCGGGCATCCCGCGCCCGACCGGCTGGAGTCAGTGTTCAGCACCCTGATCAGAGACGGGGAAGCGGTGCGCGGGGCTGCCGAAACCGCCGCTGCTGCGGCAGGGGCGGCGGGCTCCGACGGCCCTTACGGCCGCGAACTGGCCACCCTGGCCGAGCTGAACGGCTATTACCCGGGCGATCCCGGCGTCCTGATTTCCCTGCTGCTCAACCGGGTCTCCCTGCAGCCCGGGGACGCCGTCTACCTGCCGGCCGGCAACGTCCACGCCTACCTCAGCGGACTGGGTGTGGAAGTCATGGCGGCCTCCGACAATGTCCTGCGCGGCGGGCTGACGCCCAAGCACATTGACGTGCCCGAGCTGTTGAAGACCGTGGATTTCCGTCCCCTGGGCGTCCCGTACCTGTCCGCCGACGAGGCCGGGCCCGGACAGCAGGTGTTCCGTCCGCCCTTCGAGGAGTTCGCGCTCCAGCGCCTGGAACTGGCGCAGGGACCCGCAGGCACCCCCGGGGATTCCCTCCCGTCCGAGGTGCCGGTGCTGCAGAACGGGCCGACTGTGGTCATCGCGGTGCGGGGCACCGTCGTCCTGTCCTCCCCCGCCGGCAGCCTCGCGCTGGAGGCCGGGCAGAGTGCCTTCGTTCCGGCGGCCGACGCCCCCGTCACGGCCCGGCTCGCCGCGGACTCGGCCCAGCACGACGCCGGCGCGCTCGCTTTTGCGGTGTCCGTCGGGACGGTGCCGGACGGGGAACTGGACGCTCCCCGCCTGGATCTGTAG
- a CDS encoding LCP family protein, with the protein MSQQPSGHSSYTDPVRYPQTAAPAVRTKRAFILLLLTLVLPGSAQVVAGDRRLGRRALMVTFTVWAVAVAAIVLAVTNRALLINILTHGWASFLIMVVLAVLAVGWGLLFLNTLRIIRPPLLQRNVRPLVAACLALLMIATSGSLAYGAYLLNVSRQTFGSIFSSGPSLDPVGGRYNFLLMGGDAGEDRTGLRPDSISMISIDAKTGKPVTFSIPRNFQNAQFPADSPLHEVYPDGYNCGDECIINSLYQTVTENYADLYPGSDDPGAEAMMDAVSGTLGLEVQAYVIVDMRGFEQLVDAMGGVTVNSGGWVPITAGEIPGTNRHYPPDGWIPPGTQTLDGYHALWYARSREFVTDYHRIARQQCVQQAMIKQMDPATLLTRFQAIASAGEEIVETDLPQDQLGSFVDLALKAKGQPMERMTIGPPDFGSAADNFVTYPDFDLIRSRVQEFLAGTEAEPAPAPAEEAAPEAAPVEEAAPAEEAAPAEAAPDAGTDGEAADGTAISEVPQEETEITVEYLQYLAEIGDDATLGALLNNNGECSAG; encoded by the coding sequence ATGAGCCAGCAACCCTCCGGCCACAGCTCCTACACGGATCCCGTCCGGTATCCCCAGACCGCCGCACCGGCTGTCCGCACCAAACGCGCCTTCATCCTCCTGCTGCTCACGCTGGTGCTTCCAGGATCGGCACAGGTGGTCGCCGGCGACCGGCGCCTCGGCAGACGCGCCCTGATGGTCACGTTCACCGTCTGGGCCGTGGCTGTCGCTGCCATCGTGCTGGCGGTCACCAACCGTGCACTGCTGATCAACATCCTGACCCACGGCTGGGCGTCGTTCCTCATCATGGTTGTCCTGGCGGTCCTCGCCGTAGGCTGGGGGCTGCTGTTCCTGAACACCCTGCGCATCATCCGCCCTCCCCTGCTCCAGCGCAATGTCCGGCCCCTGGTGGCCGCCTGCCTTGCCCTGCTGATGATCGCCACCAGCGGCAGCCTCGCCTACGGCGCCTATCTGCTGAACGTCAGCCGGCAGACCTTCGGCTCGATTTTCTCCTCGGGACCGTCCCTGGATCCCGTGGGCGGCCGCTACAACTTCCTGCTGATGGGCGGCGACGCCGGCGAAGACCGCACCGGTCTGCGTCCGGACAGCATCTCCATGATCAGCATCGACGCCAAGACCGGCAAACCGGTGACCTTCAGCATCCCCCGCAACTTCCAGAACGCCCAGTTCCCCGCCGATTCCCCGCTCCACGAGGTGTACCCCGACGGCTACAACTGCGGCGACGAATGCATCATCAACAGCCTTTACCAGACGGTGACGGAGAACTACGCCGATCTGTACCCCGGGTCCGACGATCCGGGGGCCGAAGCCATGATGGACGCCGTCAGCGGCACCCTGGGGCTTGAGGTGCAGGCCTACGTGATTGTGGACATGCGCGGCTTTGAGCAGCTGGTCGATGCCATGGGCGGCGTTACCGTGAATTCCGGCGGCTGGGTGCCCATCACCGCCGGGGAGATCCCCGGCACCAACCGGCACTACCCGCCGGACGGCTGGATTCCCCCGGGAACCCAGACCCTCGACGGCTATCACGCGCTTTGGTATGCCCGCTCACGCGAGTTCGTCACCGATTACCATCGGATCGCCCGCCAGCAGTGCGTCCAGCAGGCCATGATTAAGCAGATGGACCCGGCGACCCTCCTCACCCGCTTCCAGGCAATTGCCTCAGCCGGCGAAGAGATCGTGGAAACCGACCTGCCGCAGGACCAGCTGGGCAGCTTCGTGGACCTGGCGCTGAAGGCAAAGGGCCAGCCCATGGAGCGCATGACCATCGGTCCGCCGGACTTCGGCTCGGCAGCAGACAACTTCGTTACCTATCCGGACTTCGACCTGATCCGCTCCCGGGTACAGGAGTTCCTGGCCGGAACCGAGGCCGAACCGGCCCCCGCTCCGGCAGAAGAGGCTGCCCCCGAAGCAGCGCCTGTCGAAGAGGCCGCTCCCGCCGAAGAAGCGGCTCCTGCCGAAGCCGCGCCGGATGCGGGCACGGACGGTGAAGCAGCCGACGGAACCGCGATTAGCGAGGTTCCGCAGGAGGAAACCGAGATCACGGTGGAGTATCTGCAGTACCTTGCCGAGATCGGCGACGACGCGACCCTCGGCGCGCTCCTGAACAACAACGGCGAATGCAGCGCGGGGTAA
- the purE gene encoding 5-(carboxyamino)imidazole ribonucleotide mutase, whose protein sequence is MPHRATTPLVGVVMGSDSDWPVMDAAAAALAEFDIPYEADVVSAHRMPADMLEYGRDAHRRGLRVIIAGAGGAAHLPGMLAAVTPLPVIGVPVPLKYLDGMDSLLSIVQMPAGVPVATVSIGGARNAGLLAVRMLAAGTDPLAARLQQQLIEFAGGLRQSAMAKGAALRTSLAGTD, encoded by the coding sequence ATGCCCCACCGTGCCACCACGCCGCTGGTAGGCGTCGTTATGGGTTCAGACTCCGATTGGCCGGTCATGGACGCAGCCGCAGCGGCGCTGGCCGAATTCGACATCCCCTATGAGGCCGACGTCGTCTCGGCCCACCGGATGCCCGCTGACATGCTGGAGTACGGCCGGGACGCCCACCGGCGCGGACTCCGCGTCATCATTGCCGGAGCGGGCGGCGCTGCGCACCTGCCCGGCATGCTGGCGGCTGTGACGCCGCTTCCCGTGATCGGAGTTCCCGTGCCGCTGAAGTACCTGGACGGCATGGACTCACTGCTCTCCATCGTCCAGATGCCCGCCGGGGTCCCGGTGGCGACCGTGTCCATCGGAGGTGCCCGGAACGCCGGGCTGCTGGCCGTCCGGATGCTGGCCGCAGGTACGGATCCCCTTGCCGCCCGGCTGCAGCAGCAGCTCATCGAATTTGCCGGGGGTCTGCGCCAGTCCGCCATGGCCAAGGGCGCCGCGCTGCGCACTTCCCTGGCCGGAACGGACTAG